The window CAGGAATGGAAGGTGGGATGCTATGTGTTACCTTGGAGGCACTGTTTGAACCAGAAAGGTGAAAGTGACTTCCCAAATTATAAGTCCTTTGCTCTCCTTTATCTGAGTCTGAGTGTCAGCGAAGTATGAATGCCAACTTGGGTCACCCAGGAGGTGAAGCTGCTAGGAACTCTGTTCTCTGAGCTGTCTGAGAAGGGAGGATCAGGGACTGGCAGTGGAGCTGTGGAGGGCAATTTCATGGTCTAAGAGGTCATTTTCGACAAAATCTGAAGGGATAATTCTCTGTTAGGCTCTGCAGGCCCCATTTAGGCAAAGGGACTATTCCTGATGTAAATTCTGGGATAGCTGAGCTTTGTGCCCAGAATGTTAGCCCCGAAGTATGAAACAGGAactggggttgggggcaggagcATCAAAAGGTCTGCTGGAGGTGGGATTGATGGGTATCTTATGTGTTTATATTACACAAGGTGATCCTGAATGACTAGTTCCTGTTACCTGTCTGCTCAGGGTCCCCTGCATTGTGGACGGTGTCAGACTCAGGTCCCTAGTTGGGGTGTAGGGCAGTGGGTTCACTTGCATTCTGCTTGTGTGCATGTCTGAAGTTTTGGTACTAGGAAAGGTAGAAATGGGAGAGAGCATTAAAAACTCTAGGTatgaatgaaaagatgctcaacgtcgctcctcatcagggaaatacaaatcaaaaccacactcaggtatcacctcataccagagtgactaaaatgaacaaatcaggagactataaatgctggagaggatgtggagaaacgggaaccctcttgcactgttggtgggaatgcaaactggttcagccctctggaaaacagtgtgtagtttcctcaaaaaattaaaaatagacctaccctatgacccagcaatagcactgctaggaatttacccaagggatacaggagtgctgatgcataggcgcacttgtaccccaatgtttatagcagcactctcaacaatagccaaattatggaaagagcttaaatgtccatcaactgatgaatggataaactgtggtttatatactcaatggaatactacgtggcaatgagaaagaatgaaatatggccttttgtagcaacgtggatggaactggagagtgttatgctaagtgaaataagtcatacagagaaagacagataccatatgttttcactcttatgtggatgctgagaaacttaacagaagtccatgggggaggggaagagaaaaaaaaaaaaaagaggttagagagggaggaagccaaaacataagaaactcttaaaaactgagaactgagggttgggggggggttaggaggaaggggagggtgggtaatgggtattgaggagggcaccttttgggatgagcactggatgttgtatggaaaccaatttgacaacaaatttcatattaaaaaataataataaaaaacaaaacaaaaaattctgggTGTGATAACATTGGTCTGAGAGAGGCCTGGTTCCAACTTGCCTGAACTGTGAACTCAGGTGTGTGGGTGGTTGAGCTAAGATTCAGGGCTGGTACTCTGAAAATCTGGGCAGGTTAAGGTAAGAGCACATGACTGAAGGCTTTGGCCCTGAGATGTGTGATGTCCTCTGTGAGCATGTGCAGCACTTGAGGAGAAAACTCTATCTGCGCATGCTCTCGGGGGAGCCACTACTAACCATGAAGTCTTATAATGTACATGTTGAAAAGTGAGCCAAGAGGGGCAAGTAAAGATGTCACCCTGAGTCTTATGCCCACAATGCAAGTGGGCAAGATATTCATACCATGtgagaaaaatgatcaaaataaaagGTGATACTGTGTGGTGTTAAATGATGAACTGATGTACATTCAAATTTTCAAGAATTCATTGGACCAGTAAATTTGTCCATTCAAATGGTTAGGCATGTTCCTTCTGTAGGAGACAGTGATAAGGTTTGTCTAGAGATAATGTGGAAGCAAAGGAAGGACACTGATTGGATAAACCTTCAGTAGGTATCTTATTTTTAGAATGCAATTTTACACAAGGAAAAACTGCcccaaaattaatataataaatctTAGGACTTTGGGGATATTATGGCAACATGCCTGAAAGGACAAGTAACTTATGGAGATTAGAATACcagataaaatgtaaattaaataacatgagtgaaaaaaatacagtgtataatagAAAGAGGTTAGAAAACAGAGTACTGTAGAAAAGATTTATTAGCCTGTACAAGTTGGTTTTGATAAACTATTGGCTACTTGTTACAGTAAATTACAACTTTTATTAAACAGTATTTTCCCACACACATCAAATTCTGgaaacattattttcattgttttttggctgttttaGAATTATCTGCCCTTTCTTATTCATTTGCTCTTTACatttgtgatttgatgatttcTATCGTGGTACACATCCATCCTTTTATCTTTTGTCTATCTACTACAGGTTTTCATTTTATGGTTACCACGAggcttaaagaaaacataatagtCTACTTTCAGTTGTTAACAGCTTAATTTTGCATACTAAACCTCTTCCAAACCTGAAGTTattcttaaaaaatgtgaatgtacaATCCTATGCCACTTTAGGGAAGAGTTAGCTATCCTCTTTGTGATATCTGTGAAGATTTCATTCCAACCACATTGATTCATATTCTCTATTTCTATTGTTATTATGAAATTTCATCAGTACTTTACTAGACTGCCACCTCTTTTTCCTTAGAGACCaattagcaaaatattttatttctaacactGAGAACCATGGTTAGTTTTAATAAATGGAGAAGGATGATGCTTTGAACACCTCTTTCACGAAATTCCTTCAATGTTATAACCACAAATAGCATCTCCATTTAGATTTTCTACACATATTGCACATCATATTGTCCTTCATCTTCCATGGAAAATTAGATATGCGAGATATGCGTGAGTCCCACCTAAGGAAGGGCATCTCATATCTTTGATGCAGCAACAATCAGCCACATACTTTTACACCTCcctaagaataaatgaattttctagtgatatgaaactagaaatacaCTAATATTTGCTAGTCACAAATCTTAAAGAAGgtcaatgtaaaacaaaaacatattgaaATCAAACCTATGCAAAAATCTATCTCTTCTATCTTTTGAAACAAAATAGCATATACATTTTCTAAGTGTTGAACTTTGCATTATTCCTTATAAATCTTTTGATGTAATGTCTGAATAGAGTGACTGATGTGCTGCTTACTGTGAATTTGTGACATTTGATATTcaattaaatacatttctaaatatatcttccaagttactttattttttttttttgatgttttctaaagtttatatttaaaatgaaggtCTTTGCTAATTCACTACATTTGTAGGGATTGAACCAAGCGTTCATTTTGGGGTACTCATGAATAACGATCGAATGGCAATTAAAGGCTAGGCTACTCTCTTTACATTTTacagttttttcttgtttcataacTATGATGTTAAGTACATTGTGAGTTTCAGCTAGAGGTTTGCCACATTCTTTGCATTTTGTGATGCTTCTCCTCTGAATGAACTCTGTGATGCTAAGTAAGGCTGAAGCAGTCCGAAAAATGTTACCACATTTTTCCTATTTATAGAGTTCCCCTCTAGTATGAATTCTCTGGTGTCAATTGAGACTTAAACATGGATTAAAGGGCGtgccaaatattttatattataaaatcatCTCTAGGACACATTCTGTGGTCAGGAATCAGGGTTTACACAGCTTAAGCATCTTATAACAGTCTTTACATGTGTATCATTAATCTCTAATATTAATTCTCTGATGTGGAGTAAGTGTTGAACATCCTTACAAATTCTCACAGTTTTAAAATCTGTAAGGTTtgctccagtatgaattctgatAATGACTAAAGGTGGAACAGTGAttaaaggccttcccacatttTTTTACATTGGTAAAGATTTTCCCCACTTTGAATTCTGCGATAGTTGAGTAAGGCTTGAGTCCTGAGTAAAGGCCTTGCCAGgttctttcattttaaaggtCTCTATATaatgtgaattctctgatgtcgAATAAGGTTTGAGTGCTGGTTAAAagccttgccacattctttacagtcgtagggtttctctccagtatggattcTGTGATGTTGAGTAAGGTTTGATTGGTGtttaaaggccttgccacattttTTACAgtcataaggtttctctccagtatggattcTGTGATGTATAGTAAGTTGTGAATAACCATTAAAGactttgccacattctttacatttgtaaggtttctctccagtatggattcTGTGATGTTGAATAAGATTTGAGTGCCTCTTAAAAGCCTTGCCACATTCtatacatttgtaaggtttctctccagtatgaattctgtgatgttgaGTAAGGTGTGAGTGCTGgttaaaggccttgccacattctttacattggtaaggtttctctccagtatgaattctgtgatgttgaGTAAGGTTTGAATGCAGgttaaaggccttgccacattttttacatttgtaaggtttttctccagtgtgaattctgTGATGTTGAATAACTTTTGAGTACTGGTTAAAGGCCTTACCACATTCTTTACATCtatatggtttctctccagtatgaattctgtgatgttgaGTAAGGCTTGAGCGATGggtaaaggccttgccacattctttacatttgtaatgtttctctccagtatggattcGCCTATGTCCATTTAGTGATGAGCCGTCCTTAAAGGCTTTACCACATTCTtcacatttgtaaggtttctcccCAGTATGTATTTGCTGATGTTGAGTTGGTTTTGAGTGTGAGTCAAAGGTTTTGCCACATTCCTTACAAATGTACCTATTCTCTCCAGTTTCAATTGTCTTATGTATAGTTAGTCTTGATGACTGACTAAACATGTTCCCAGGTTTATGACAtctgtatgtgtttttccccacatGAGTCCTCTGATGATCACCAACATTGGAGAACTGGTTAAGAGCTTTCtcatattcattatatttatgaGGATTCTCtcttatatacttatttttattatgtataataaGTTTTGAGCTTTGATAAAAATCTTCCCCACATTTATTATATTCAAAATGCTTCTCTGGAAAATGACTCCTCAGATGTTTGTTAACATTTGAGGTGTGGTTAAATTTTTTCTCATATTGACTGCATTGAACAATTGTGTCTTCATTATAAGTGCTCTGGTAAGTTTGTGGGGTCAACTGCTCAGTAAAGGACCTCCCAAATTTATGCCACTTAGcacttttttcttcatcttgaaaTCTCTGACTTTCAGAAATATTGGACTGAAAGGTcaatataattctattttcaaaatagttcaaataattattttcagcaTTCACTACGTAGGTTTCCACATCTTCCAAATTTTCATTCcataaatatgtatgtttcaATACTTGATTTGTGCTTTTGCTTACAGAAACACATGGCGCTGCTGAAGTGCTGGACTTAAAAAGGTTTTTCCAAAATGCTTTATATTCTTCACCATTTTGGGCACTGAGATTCTTATTATGGGCACTTGTCTCAGTTTGGATATGTCCTTCATATCCTTGATGCCCTTCACTTTCACCATCATTGTCCCAGTCTATCATTAAGTGTAAATTCTCAAGGGTGCTGTGTTTGCATCTCCCCATTGACTTGTTTTGAAAAGAAGCTTCTATGCAAGACTTTGGCAGGAAGCTCAGGgtgccatgtgaagatacagcTGAAAGATATCaaataacagaaaagtaaaatcgTTCCACTTCCTACTTGCAGATGAATGGGCTGATGACTTCTATTATACAACCTTAATATCAGTCAGAGAAGGTCAGCAAGATGGCTGAGAAGTAATCATAAGGACTTCATTCCTCTGTGGACACATAAATTTGCACACAATGTACTGAGCACATGGCCTGATAGATAATTCTGTAGTATTGTCATGGTGTAGCACAAATCACTTTCCTATGCCTCATATGAGGTCAAAATTATCAGAAGGAAGACAtttaaatacaaaacacaaatgaacaaactagAATATAACAAACATAGGAGAATATCAACAGtaggaatatttgtttttcagaacaaatcaacaaaattgacagacTTTTAACTAAATCAAgaaggaatgaaagagagaagaCCAACTACAATCAGAAGTGAAGAAGTGAAGGCAGACACAGTATAACTAATagcatggaaataaaaataattttaagaggtGACAATGGATAATtatatgagattttaaaaatctcaactgATCTACAACTACAATAAGTAAATTGAAaaagttattaaaacaaaaaacaaaacaaaaactctaaataAAGACAAGTCCTGTACCAGATGAATTCTCTAAATAATTCATACAAACATTTAATGAGAAAGTACTTCATTCTCCTCAAACATTTCCAAGGAGTAAAGACAAGGGAGATTATGGAAAAACTCTCTGTAACACGAGCATTAAGAGGTTATCAACGCTAAAGGAAGATGCTACAAGTGAAGAAGACTACAAACTACTACCTGTGGGGAATAGTCATGCAAAGCCCaccaaaaaataaagcaaactggaTCAAAAgttcattttaccattttatagCATAGTCAACTGTGAATTCTTCCTGGAATTCAAGGGTGTTTCAACATATGGAAAACTATCAGTTTAAGACCTcaaattaacagaatgaagatCAAAAATGCTATGATCATATTAGTTACAGAACAGGAAGTGAGCATATTGAACAccatttcatgattaaaaacactCAGTAAAGCAGGAATACAATGCAACAGTTGCAACCTactaaaggccatgtatgaaaagctGATATCTCATATATTATTCAGTAGTATAAGACTGGGAGCTTCTCCTATATGATCAGAAACAAGGTAATGAAGTGACTTCACCACTTCCATTCAAAATAGTACTGTATGTTTTAGTCAGaacaattaggaaagaaaaaataaagaactctaaattagatgagaaaaaataaaattatctctgttcacagatgataATCTACAGAAATCCTAGAgaatccttatttttatattgtagtTGTGTTATTCTTTTGGTCATCACTTGCAttgtttatttctaataattttatctACTGAACACTCCAATTTCAAATTTTGTATGctataaatgtttaaattgtttgtttcaacttcaataaataatttatttcaataaataaataaatgtttatttattcttgagagacagaacccaaagcaggctatgcactgtcagagTGGAACCtgacatgtggcttgaactcatgaactctgagatgatgacctgagccaaaaatcaacagtaggacacttaaccaactgagtcacccaggtgtccctcaactttattttcttaaccttacaccacaaggaactagaaaaaaagaacaaatataggtgaaatttagtagaggaagaaaataacaaggaaaaatcagaaataaataaaataggggcgcctgggtggctcagtcggttaagcctccgacttcagctcaggtcatgatctcgcggtccgtgagttcgagccccgtgtcgggctctgtgctgaccgctcagagcctggagcttgtttcggattctgtgtctccctctctctctgaccctcccccattcatgctctgtctctctctgtctcaaaaataaactttaaaaaaaatttaaaaaaagaaataaaatagagaacagaatAAACAATATAACATTGAAAGTGATACCCagtatttccaaaaaataaacataattggCAATTTCTAACTACATTAAccaaggaaaaaaggagagaagactcaAAAACCAAATGAGAAGTTGAAGAGAAAATAACACAACAAAGAATCCAATTAGTATATAGTATGATAACAGAttacaataaataattatatattaaaaaatcagataACTTAGGGGGAAAACacagataattcctaaaaatgCACACAAGTTAGCAAGATTAAAATATGAATCTTAATCCCAAGGAATATGAAATCTTCTGAGATGAATAACGATTAAaactgaatttgaaattaaaaaaaaaaacaaaacctcccaGCACAGGAAAGTCCAAGACCACATACCTTCATTGGTCAATTCtaacaaacattaaacaacaacaacaacaacattaatGACAATCTTCTTCCAAATCTTACAAATTATGGAATAGAGGGAACCTGTTCAaagtcattctatgaggccaggatTACACTGGTCCTAGGAAGGATAAATGCAATACTAGAACAAAAATGTTTGGTTTGTCATtcataagtattgctactctgactttctttcgacatccatttgcatgacaaaTGTTTCTCCACcccttcacttttaatctgcaggtgtcttcagTACTCgattgagtctcttgtaggcagcatatagatgggtctgggttattttttgtttgtcttttgtttgtttgtttgttaatctATTCAGACACCATAAGTGTTCTGATGGGAGTGTACAAGTATCTtttcattcaaagtaattattgatagatatgtatttattgttgccttattacttgttttatcattgtttctggacattttctctgatcctttcttgtcttttcataTTTGGTGTCTTCTGTGACCTCAAAGATTCCTTTTTAACGTTTCTTTCAGGACTGGTTCAGTGGTCCCAAGTTCCTTTACTTTTCGcttatctgggaaactctatctctccttctattctgaatgatagccttggtggatagagtattcttggttacagacatttccaattcagcacattaaatacatcatgccactcccttgtgACTTTCCAAGTTCCtattgagaaatctccagctagcaTTATGGGTTTTCCCCTGCAAGAGAAGGACTGCTTTTGTCTTTAAgacaaatttaagatttttttatcaccatatttgaaattttaaatccAATGTCTTGGTGTGGGTCCGCTTTTGGTTATTTTATGCAAGtactctgtgcctcctgaatgtggatgtctgtttccagattagggaagttttctgctatttcttgaagaaatttttctaccctttttctctttctccttattcTGGAGCTCCTATATTAAGaatatcattcctttttttttcttggtaacacttatttatttttgagagacagagagaggcagatcatgagcaggggagggggagagagagatgcacacacacacagaatctgaagcagactccagcccctgagctgtcagcacagagcctgatacggggctcgaactcatgagctgcgagaccacaacctgagctgaagtccaatgctcaactgactgagccccttaGGCTCCCCAAGAATGTCATTACTTTTGATGGAGACACTGAATGCCCTAAATCTATTCTGATACTggatcattcttttctctttcttttgttcaacTTGATTAATTTCCATTATCTTGTCTTCTatgtcactaattcattcctctgtttcATCCAGCCTGCTGCTCATTCCAACAAGCCAATTTCCAACctcatttatttacattctttATCTTTGTTTGATTCTTCTTTAACTCTTTTTCCTCTGTGGTAAAGTTCtcaaagggcatctgggtggctcagtcgattaagtgcccaacttcagctcaggtcatgatctgaccccatcagtctgtgggttcgagccctgcctgaggctctgtgctgacagctcacagtctgagcctgctttggattctggctctctctctctctctgcccctcccctgctcacgctctgtctctctctctctcaaaaataaaggttcatGTGATTCTTTCCTCAACCCAGTGAATGTCCTTATGATTAATGTCTTATATTCTCCATTTGGTTTGTTAACTGATAaatgttttgcttagatctctggctgaaGCCacatcttgttctttcatttgggaaacATTCTTCCATCTTGGCACTTTGTCTaaatctctgccttcctctggaaGTTAGAAAAGGCAGTTCTATCTTCTGTTATATCCTCCAGGCCAGTGATCCGCAGATGCTCTTCTTGCCTGCTGTGAACAGTATTTGGTCCCTCGCCTGAACGTGGCGACTATTCACTAGGTGTGGTCTGGTCTCTTTGTGAAATCAGACCTGATACCaactccaccagaactgaggccctgcagaactATCTGGTCAGGAAATGTGGTGTGGGCAGCAGCTTGTGTATGTCTCCTGGAGAGGAGCTGACCTTTTTGAGCCTGAGGCAAGCTTGAATCAGGATGGTACTCCCACCacagcatggggtgggggtgggggtggggggaggttggtGTAACCAACTTAGACAACCCGTGTCCCCACTAAGCTGCTTCACTCAAGTGACTCTATGTTTATtctgaggagtggggagggaaatggtgtcACCCATCTCCTTTGCTCTCAAGCAGGCATCTCAGTGAATGTTGCCTCTGAGGGTAATGCTCCTAGAATAGTGAATAATCTCACCCCTGTGTGCTCCTAGTGTTCTTCAGATCATTGTTTCCAAGCTGTCTGCCCCCGGGTAGTgtacctgccttctctccaggtgCAATGCAGTGGCTATTTGTCTCCACTTGACTGTTAAGACTCTAGGCTTTAAGCCATAATAGTTTTAAGAACTTATGAAGTATAGCCCCTCTCATTTGCCACGCCACTGGCTTTGGAGAAGCATTCTCCTGAATTCCCCTGTGTGGTCTCCtttctctcacccttctccacagccacagctccctgccctccacagcacTGCGATCCATTTCCCTTAACTCTCCTGATGGAAACAAATGAGTGACCTGTATGTTCACAACTTCTTTGCAGCTGTGTAAGGGACTTGTTTCTGTCATGGATTACATGGAAAATAGAAGGAATGAGAGCATCCTCTGGACACAGTGTGGTGGCCACTCAGATAAAAGGTCAGCATTTgttcaaacaacagaaactacAGAGCTGGAGACAAAGAGAGGAATAATTGTAACTACAACTTCTTAAACTGGGAAATAACAAAAACTCAGACATTACAAATGCCCAGATCACATGTGAGAGGCACCAGAAATACcattatttgtgttcttttctacAAAGCAAGTCCATAAGCCTGTGcccagagggttttttttttttaattcccaaatcTCATGAAAAGATCACAAAAtataccaagaaatggaaaaatgcatttaaatcaGAACAAAATAAACCTACAAAACTGGCCCTAAATTAATAAAGAACTAATAACTGCCCAACAAAGATTTCAAAAAATGATcataaatggggcacctggctggctcagttggtgg is drawn from Felis catus isolate Fca126 chromosome E2, F.catus_Fca126_mat1.0, whole genome shotgun sequence and contains these coding sequences:
- the LOC101087185 gene encoding zinc finger protein 260-like, whose protein sequence is MASPQELLTFKDVAIEFSQEEWGFLNHSQRELYRDVMLENYGHLLLLGLMSKPDLVNFLEQKKEAWDVNGKGTEATLHSAVSSHGTLSFLPKSCIEASFQNKSMGRCKHSTLENLHLMIDWDNDGESEGHQGYEGHIQTETSAHNKNLSAQNGEEYKAFWKNLFKSSTSAAPCVSVSKSTNQVLKHTYLWNENLEDVETYVVNAENNYLNYFENRIILTFQSNISESQRFQDEEKSAKWHKFGRSFTEQLTPQTYQSTYNEDTIVQCSQYEKKFNHTSNVNKHLRSHFPEKHFEYNKCGEDFYQSSKLIIHNKNKYIRENPHKYNEYEKALNQFSNVGDHQRTHVGKNTYRCHKPGNMFSQSSRLTIHKTIETGENRYICKECGKTFDSHSKPTQHQQIHTGEKPYKCEECGKAFKDGSSLNGHRRIHTGEKHYKCKECGKAFTHRSSLTQHHRIHTGEKPYRCKECGKAFNQYSKVIQHHRIHTGEKPYKCKKCGKAFNLHSNLTQHHRIHTGEKPYQCKECGKAFNQHSHLTQHHRIHTGEKPYKCIECGKAFKRHSNLIQHHRIHTGEKPYKCKECGKVFNGYSQLTIHHRIHTGEKPYDCKKCGKAFKHQSNLTQHHRIHTGEKPYDCKECGKAFNQHSNLIRHQRIHII